The genomic DNA GAGGTGCTCGCCATCGCCCCGGAGATCCGGACGATCGCGAAGGAGAGCCAGGCCTTTCTGGGCCGGGCGGTGCGCCATCTCATCGAGCAGGGCATCACGCAGTTCCTCGCCATCGCGCCGGGGCTTCCCACCCGGTGCAACGTCCACCAGGTCGCCCAGGCCGTCGAGCCCGCCGCCCGGGTGGTCTACGCCGACGACGACCCGGTGGTGCTGTCGCACGCCCAGGCCCTGCTCGCCACGGATCCCCGCACCACCGTGGTCAGGGGTGACGTGCTCCATCCCCGCGAGCTGCTCGCCGAGCCGGAACTACGACGAATCCTCGACCCGGAACAGCCGATCGCCGTCGTGATCCCCACCGCGCTGCACTACATCCCGGACGAGGACGACCCGTTCAAGAGCGTGGCCCTGCTGCGCGACGCGTTACCGGTCGGCAGCTATCTCGCCCTCGCCCATGTCGTCTTCGACACGCGCCCCGAGACGGCCGGCCCCCTCGTCGAGATCTACCGGAGGATCCTCAGCCGGAGCGAGGACGCCTCACGCACGCGCCGGCAGGTGCTGCGCTTCTTCGACGGGCTGGAGCTCGTCGAACCCGGCCTGGTGTACGTCCGCCAGTGGCGACCCGACAACCCGCTGGCCGCCCACCGCCCCGAGAAGGCGTGGAGCGTGGCCGGGGTCGCCCGCAAGACCGACGGCTAGCAGGACACCAGCAGGCCGTCGCGCTCGACGGCCTCCAGGGAGAGCGTCTTGTAACCGACCTCGTCGAACAGGACGGTGACCCGGTCGGCCTCCCTGCTCATGACCACCCCCGCGCCCCAGCTGCTGTGCCGTACCTTGGCGTGCATCGAGAAGGGCCCGTCGGCCTCCGGCGGGGCGGACAGGCCCGCCCGGCAGGTGTCGCAGCCGCCGCAGGTGCGCTCGTACGGCTCTCCGAAGTACTCCAGCAGGAACCGGCGGCGGCAGCCGGTGGTCTCGGCGTAGCCGCGCATCATGTCGATGCGGGACTCGTCGATGCGGCGGCGGGTGTCGTCGAGTTCCACGGCCCGTGCCGTGGCCTCCTCCGGCGCGGGCCCCCCGGAGGGACAGCGCACGTCCCCCTGCTCGGTGACCTCGACCGCGCC from Streptosporangium sp. NBC_01756 includes the following:
- a CDS encoding SAM-dependent methyltransferase, whose product is MSDAAPRPPAHLDTSVPNVARMNNYFLGGKDNFAADRQAAEEVLAIAPEIRTIAKESQAFLGRAVRHLIEQGITQFLAIAPGLPTRCNVHQVAQAVEPAARVVYADDDPVVLSHAQALLATDPRTTVVRGDVLHPRELLAEPELRRILDPEQPIAVVIPTALHYIPDEDDPFKSVALLRDALPVGSYLALAHVVFDTRPETAGPLVEIYRRILSRSEDASRTRRQVLRFFDGLELVEPGLVYVRQWRPDNPLAAHRPEKAWSVAGVARKTDG